TCGCCGGGATGTTCCTCGGCGCGTACGCCCAGGGCTACTGGCGCTCGCTTCGTTCGACCGATACGGAGCCCGTCACCGAAACACCCTCGGACTGACCGCTCGTGTTCCAACAACATTCGTCACCGTCCCCACGGCAGCGATATTGTATACTCATGGACCGGCCACTCGATACTAGAGGTGTGAGATGATCGGCCTCGAAACGCTGAGCGGCTCCGCGCAGGCCGTCGCTACCATCGGCGTCGTCCTCGCCGAGGCGATCACGCTGTACGTCGGCTACGGTGCCGTGACGCGGATCGCTAGCCCGGCCGCGATCGAACTGCTCGGAGGCGAGTAGCCGTGGACGTGTTCGGTCTGAGCGTCGCGATGATCGCCTTCTTCGTCGGGTTCGGGTTCCTGATCGGGATTCTGTTCGGCTTCTTCGGGATGGGCGGGTCGTTCCTCGTGACGCCGGCGCTGCTGGTGTTGGGGTATCCGGCGAACGTCGCGGTCGGAAGCGGCCTCGCGTTCGTCTTCGGAACCAGCGTCATCGGCGCGCTCAAACACCGCGATCACGGACAGGTCGACTACCGACTCGCCGCGCTGATGACCGTCGGGATGACGCTCGGCATCGAACTGGGCAAACGGGTCGTCTTCCTGCTCGAAGCGCTCGGCTCGGCGGATCTCGTGGTCAGCGTCGCCTACGTCGGCCTGCTCGCCGCCGTCGGCCTGTTCACAATCCGGGACGCACGTACCGAGGCCGACGAATCGGACGGTTGTCTCGCCGATCGGGTGCAGTCGATCCGACTCCCGCCGACGGTTTCGCTGGTCGGCGGGAACAGGATCTCGGTCTGGATCGTCCTCGCGGTCGGCGGGGTTATCGGCGTCCTGTCGGGGTTCCTCGGCGTCGGGGGCGGCTTCCTGCTGATGCCGGC
The DNA window shown above is from Halalkalicoccus sp. NIPERK01 and carries:
- a CDS encoding sulfite exporter TauE/SafE family protein encodes the protein MIAFFVGFGFLIGILFGFFGMGGSFLVTPALLVLGYPANVAVGSGLAFVFGTSVIGALKHRDHGQVDYRLAALMTVGMTLGIELGKRVVFLLEALGSADLVVSVAYVGLLAAVGLFTIRDARTEADESDGCLADRVQSIRLPPTVSLVGGNRISVWIVLAVGGVIGVLSGFLGVGGGFLLMPAMVYGLGVPAAVAVGTDIVQITVSGAYGAFVYAQAGSVALPVVGSLLAGSALGARIGAGATKLVAEDAIKGYFAAMLLAGSLSVGANELGGRLGIEALGAVSIALVFGATVLVSTAIVLAAICALRHDGTGPLCRLVSS